From the genome of Deltaproteobacteria bacterium:
GAACTCGACCTGGACCTTCACGTCCTTCGCGATGGTCACCAGCGTGCCTGCAGCTTGCTCCACGAGCAGCTTGCGCGCCTCGGCGATGTTGTCGATGTAGCCGTAGTTGCCATTTCCATGATCGGCGAGCTGCTGCATCTTTGAATCTTTGTAGTTGCCCATTCCAAATCCGAGAACCGTGAGGAACACGCCGCCCTTCGCTTTCTCTTCGATGAGGCGCGTGAGCGAGCCGTCGTCCGACACGCCGACATTCCAGTCGCCGTCGGTCGCGAGGATGACGCGGTTCACGCCGCCGGGAATGAACGCTGCCTGCGCGGTCTGGTACGCGAGCTCGATGCCTGCCGCGCCGGCCGTCGAGCCGCCCGCCTCGAGCCGATCAATCGCATCGGCGATTTGCGCCTTGTTGGAACCCGAGGTCGGCGGCAGCACCAGGCCCGCATTTCCGGCGTAGACGACGAGCGCGATGTGATCGTCGCTTCGCATCTGATCGACGAGCAGACGCAACGCGCGCTTCGCGAGCGGCAACTTGTTGGGCTCGAACATGGAACCCGAGACGTCGATCAGGAAGACGAGGTTTGCCGGCGGCCGCTGCGAGGGCGGCAGCTCGCGGCCCTTGAGGCCGATGCGAACGAGGCGATGGGCCTTGGCCCACGCACATCCGAAGACGTCGGCGGTGACGGCGAACGGCTTGCCATCGGTCGGCGGAGCGTCGTGGTACGGGAAGTAATTGATGAGCTCCTCGAGGCGCACGGCGTCTTTCGGCGGACGCTGACCTTCGGTGAGGAAGCGTCGAACGTTGGAATACGACGCGGTGTCGACGTCGATGCCGAACGTCGACAGCGGCGCGAGCTTGGGATCCTCGAACGGGTTCTCGTCGATTCGCGAGTACGACTCGGTGTTCATCCCCGGCGGCAGCGCTTCACCCTCGAGCGCCTGCTCCATCGGCGCGCGCGACATGCTCATCTCGCATGCGAGCCCGCATACCACGAGCGACAGAAGCCCCAGTCCAACTGCGATGGCGCGCATGACGACGCCTCCGGCGCGGCACCGCCGCGCTCGAATGGAGTTCCAACGCGGGAGCTTCGTGGGGCTTACAGGTGCGCGGTGCTAGGCTTGCGGCTCATGACCGTCGAACCGAGTGTGGTGAGCCCGGGCAAGCCGAGCGGTCTCCCCATCGCTTCCCTC
Proteins encoded in this window:
- a CDS encoding VWA domain-containing protein, with the protein product MRAIAVGLGLLSLVVCGLACEMSMSRAPMEQALEGEALPPGMNTESYSRIDENPFEDPKLAPLSTFGIDVDTASYSNVRRFLTEGQRPPKDAVRLEELINYFPYHDAPPTDGKPFAVTADVFGCAWAKAHRLVRIGLKGRELPPSQRPPANLVFLIDVSGSMFEPNKLPLAKRALRLLVDQMRSDDHIALVVYAGNAGLVLPPTSGSNKAQIADAIDRLEAGGSTAGAAGIELAYQTAQAAFIPGGVNRVILATDGDWNVGVSDDGSLTRLIEEKAKGGVFLTVLGFGMGNYKDSKMQQLADHGNGNYGYIDNIAEARKLLVEQAAGTLVTIAKDVKVQVEFNPAQVSAYRLIGYEKRALRARDFNDDTKDAGELGAGHTVTALYEVVPTGTSAELPPVDALRYQKSNVVRSDELMTLKLRYKQPEGATSELLAYAVHDDGGDHPSADARFAAAVAEWGLLLRDSPNKGAATMADVIDRASATAGNDTYRQEFVELVKKSAALAK